The genomic DNA ATCCACGGAGTATCTTCGGAATATCGGTGTATTCGGCACTGACGTTGAATGTCGGGTTCCCCTTCGTGTAGTAAAGCAATTCTTGACGTACAGCCATCCAGTTCTTCTGCGTTCCGTAGCCTCGCTGATTCCGCATAGTGATGAAGCTACGAGACCGATAGGGTTCATCACGCATCATTACCATGAAATCGGGCAGCGGCTGAAAGCCATCGTTTTGATCCGCTCCAAGCCAGACATAAAGCGAGGCATCGCTTGCAAGCACGGCAGACGTGTTTCGTATCCATTTGCGACACCATTCGACAAATTCAGCGATCGAGCGAAGATCGAAGGCAACAAGGTTATAAGGCGGATCGTGGATTGCGAGAGTAGGATTTGCATCGGCGCACAGTTGTCGCACCTGATCTCGATCAGCCGCATCCAAGCATCCGATGCGGTGCTTACCATACGGATCTTCCCAGACGTCTCCAGCACTTAGTCGGCAGAACGGCAGCAAACGTTCACGAAGTTCGGGGTCGTTGTCCA from Lacipirellulaceae bacterium includes the following:
- a CDS encoding site-specific DNA-methyltransferase — encoded protein: MKNNPLPRLDNDPELRERLLPFCRLSAGDVWEDPYGKHRIGCLDAADRDQVRQLCADANPTLAIHDPPYNLVAFDLRSIAEFVEWCRKWIRNTSAVLASDASLYVWLGADQNDGFQPLPDFMVMMRDEPYRSRSFITMRNQRGYGTQKNWMAVRQELLYYTKGNPTFNVSAEYTDIPKILRGYYKEVDGKKTENLERSKSNNIRAGNVWVDIQQVFYRMDENVSGCYAQKPLKCIERIVKASSDSGDCVLDLFAHSGATLIAAEKLNRRCMTIDNDPIYAEICIRRLERYRHTGNEGWQNGHPFETEIPSFADDSERVVDGECTNVPQKLLF